One segment of Brassica napus cultivar Da-Ae chromosome C3, Da-Ae, whole genome shotgun sequence DNA contains the following:
- the LOC106389350 gene encoding protein ETHYLENE INSENSITIVE 3: protein MMFNEMGMCGNMDFFGELDFCPPPPQPEPVTEEDYTDEEIDVDELERRMWRDKMRLKRLKEQKDKSREGAVDAAKQRQSSQEQARRKKMSRAQDGILKYMLKMMEVCKAQGFVYGIIPENGKPVTGASDNLREWWKDKVRFDRNGPAAISKYQAENSVQGVCEGGSSLIGPTPHSLQELQDTTLGSLLSALMQHCDPPQRRFPLEKGVPPPWWPNGEEEWWCQLGLPKGQGPAPYKKPHDLKKAWKVGVLTAVIKHMFPDVAKIRKLVRQSKCLQDKMTAKESATWLSIVNQEESLARELYPESCPPSLSGGSCSLLMNDCSQYDVEGVEKESLYKVEELKPVKEEVPTEFIRKRKPSRDLNTIMVDRAAFTCENPGCVHSDISRGFLDRSSRDNHQLVCPHRDTCVPSRFHLNEVKPVVGYSQPRQPVNSVAQPIDLTGIGVPEDGQKMISELMSMYDRNVHSSQTSMVMENQSVSLLQPTVQNHQEHLQFQGNVVEGSFFEDLNIPNRANNSNQTFFQGNNFEAALNNSSSNGFQVVYDAPPFDMASFDYRGDMSMVGVVGTMDGMQQKQQDVSTWF from the coding sequence ATGATGTTTAACGAGATGGGTATGTGCGGGAACATGGACTTCTTCGGAGAACTCGACTTCTGTCCTCCTCCTCCACAGCCTGAACCTGTTACTGAGGAAGACTACACTGATGAAGAGATCGATGTTGATGAGCTCGAGAGGAGGATGTGGAGAGACAAGATGCGCCTCAAGCGTCTCAAGGAGCAGAAAGACAAGAGCAGAGAAGGAGCCGTTGACGCTGCTAAGCAGAGACAGTCCTCTCAGGAGCAAGCCAGGAGGAAGAAGATGTCCAGAGCACAAGACGGGATCTTGAAGTACATGTTGAAGATGATGGAAGTCTGCAAAGCTCAAGGCTTTGTCTACGGGATCATCCCTGAGAACGGGAAGCCTGTGACTGGGGCATCTGATAATCTCAGGGAGTGGTGGAAAGATAAAGTTAGGTTCGATCGTAACGGTCCTGCCGCTATAAGCAAGTACCAAGCTGAGAACAGTGTCCAGGGCGTTTGTGAAGGTGGTAGTAGCTTGATTGGACCTACTCCGCATTCTTTGCAAGAGCTTCAGGACACGACTCTGGGGTCTCTTTTGTCGGCGTTGATGCAGCATTGTGATCCTCCTCAGAGACGGTTTCCTTTGGAGAAAGGCGTGCCTCCTCCGTGGTGGCCTAACGGTGAAGAAGAGTGGTGGTGTCAGCTTGGTTTGCCTAAGGGTCAAGGCCCTGCTCCTTACAAGAAGCCTCATGATCTGAAGAAGGCGTGGAAAGTGGGTGTGTTGACTGCTGTTATCAAGCATATGTTTCCTGATGTTGCGAAGATCCGGAAGCTTGTGAGGCAGTCTAAATGTTTGCAGGATAAGATGACTGCTAAAGAGAGTGCTACTTGGCTTTCTATTGTAAACCAGGAAGAGTCCTTGGCTCGGGAGCTTTATCCCGAGTCGTGTCCTCCTTCTTTATCAGGTGGAAGTTGCTCCCTTTTGATGAATGATTGTAGTCAGTATGATGTTGAAGGTGTTGAGAAGGAGAGTCTTTATAAAGTGGAAGAGCTCAAGCCTGTAAAGGAAGAAGTCCCAACGGAGTTCATTAGAAAGAGGAAGCCAAGTAGAGATCTGAACACTATAATGGTGGACAGAGCAGCTTTCACCTGTGAGAATCCTGGGTGTGTCCATAGCGACATCAGCAGGGGGTTTCTGGATAGGAGCTCAAGAGACAACCATCAGTTGGTTTGTCCACACCGAGACACTTGCGTACCGTCTAGGTTCCATCTCAATGAAGTTAAGCCTGTCGTTGGATATTCTCAGCCAAGGCAACCAGTGAACTCGGTGGCTCAACCAATTGACTTAACTGGTATTGGAGTTCCTGAAGATGGACAGAAGATGATCTCTGAGCTCATGTCCATGTACGACAGAAACGTTCATAGCAGCCAAACTTCTATGGTCATGGAGAATCAGAGCGTGTCGCTGCTTCAACCAACGGTCCAGAATCATCAGGAACATCTTCAGTTCCAAGGAAACGTGGTGGAAGGTagtttctttgaagatttaaacATCCCAAACAGAGCTAATAACAGTAACCAAACGTTTTTCCAAGGGAACAACTTTGAAGCTGCGCTTAACAACAGTAGCAGCAACGGGTTTCAGGTTGTGTATGATGCTCCACCGTTTGACATGGCCTCATTCGATTACAGAGGTGATATGTCAATGGTAGGAGTAGTAGGAACGATGGATGGTATGCAGCAGAAGCAGCAAGATGTATCCACATGGTTCTAA
- the LOC125583006 gene encoding uncharacterized protein LOC125583006: MKRHRRRRIDFVGAFSAEDRRLCGEEAESQMTKGKRDLGHPAVRCGPSRIEPGTNQAPSRKTRYFAGYRFLGPNPPQTKPLQTQARGPILWRVVELKGNAQLEPGVQDGRHGYMVDLDNIGKTEFPKAVKLEFVHCILEEGEMMYIPPKWWHYVRSSTMSFSISFWWNKSSD; the protein is encoded by the exons ATGAAGAgacatcgaagaagaagaatcgaCTTTGTTGGAGCTTTCTCTGCTGAAGATCGAAGACTATGTG gtGAAGAGGCAGAATCACAAATGACGAAAGGCAAGCGGGATCTAGGGCATCCCGCGGTTCGCTGTGGGCCGTCCCGCATCGAGCCTGGTACCAACCAAGCCCCATCCCGCAAGACCCGCTATTTTGCGGGTTATAGATTTCTCGGCCCAAACCCGCCCCAGACCAAGCCCTTACAAACCCAGGCTCGCGGTCCG ATATTATGGAGAGTTGTAGAATTAAAGGGCAATGCTCAACTTGAGCCTGGAGTCCAAGATGGCCGACATGGTTACATG GTTGATCTTGACAACATTGGCAAGACCGAGTTCCCAAAGGCGGTGAAGCTAGAGTTTGTGCATTGTATCTTAGAGGAAGGCGAAATGATGTACATCCCTCCCAAATGGTGGCACTATGTACGGTCCTCAACAATGAGTTTTTCGATTAGCTTCTGGTGGAACAAATCCTCTGATTAG
- the LOC106384394 gene encoding F-box protein At3g49510-like, with protein sequence MATTISDLPEDLVTKILSRVSLTSLRSVRCTCKTWNALSENHVFGKTAAGSTFQGFMVIDSKLCSMKLDLQGTRNNGNLVYRPTTKRADICKVFHWDGLLLCVTKSRLVVWNPYLRQIKWIQPMDKLHLGDMYGVGYENNNNNNRNHKILRLLNYSMWSELGPFFQIDDFNSNSWRVLDVDPGSCVIKSGVSLKGNTYFLAEEETWVESFVCKNQFYLFCFDFTAESFGQRLVLPFGACVRFSKTVVLSCVRDEQLAVLHHGKDDRLMDIWITTRIEPNVASWSRFLRVEMRPFRFVSESFFIYEENKLALVSGFCIVLTTIYKRAYIIEEHGNIKNVNIGKARDPGNKLVFSSYAPSLVQLQINGRGKTKERDY encoded by the coding sequence ATGGCGACGACCATCTCTGATCTTCCAGAGGATTTGGTAACGAAAATATTATCTAGGGTTTCATTGACATCTCTTAGGTCAGTGCGATGTACTTGTAAAACTTGGAACGCTTTATCAGAAAACCATGTATTTGGTAAAACAGCCGCAGGGAGCACGTTTCAAGGGTTCATGGTGATAGATTCTAAGCTCTGTTCGATGAAACTTGATCTCCAAGGTACCCGCAACAATGGCAACTTGGTTTATCGTCCAACTACAAAGAGAGCCGATATATGTAAAGTCTTTCACTGGGACGGCTTGCTGTTATGCGTTACCAAGAGTCGGCTTGTTGTGTGGAACCCGTATTTGAGACAAATCAAGTGGATCCAACCCATGGACAAATTACACCTAGGAGACATGTATGGTGTCGGATacgaaaacaacaacaacaacaatcgtAACCACAAGATCTTGAGGCTTTTGAATTATTCCATGTGGTCAGAACTCGGTCCTTTTTTCCAAATCGACGATTTTAACTCAAATTCTTGGAGGGTTCTTGATGTCGATCCAGGCAGCTGCGTTATAAAAAGTGGCGTGTCGCTCAAGGGAAACACTTACTTTTTGGCTGAAGAAGAAACTTGGGTTGAAAGTTTTGTATGTAagaatcaattttatttattctgtTTTGATTTTACAGCAGAGAGTTTTGGACAGCGTCTTGTTCTGCCCTTTGGCGCCTGTGTTAGGTTTTCGAAGACCGTGGTTCTATCTTGTGTTAGAGATGAGCAGCTCGCTGTGTTACATCATGGCAAAGACGATCGGTTAATGGACATTTGGATTACGACCAGGATTGAGCCTAACGTGGCATCGTGGAGCAGGTTCTTGAGAGTGGAGATGAGACCGTTTAGGTTTGTGTCTGAGAGTTTCTTCATTTATGAGGAAAATAAACTGGCTCTTGTTTCCGGATTCTGCATTGTTCTTACGACTATTTACAAAAGAGCTTATATCATTGAAGAACATGGAAACATCAAAAACGTGAACATAGGAAAAGCTAGGGACCCTGGGAACAAACTTGTATTCTCTTCTTATGCTCCAAGTTTAGTGCAATTACAAATCAACGGACGGGGCAAAACGAAAGAAAGAGATTACTAG
- the LOC106384395 gene encoding F-box protein At1g59680, whose product MAMAMSDIPGELVTEILSRVPLTSLRALRCTCKTWEALSETHIVGKTDAEGTFLGFMVIDYNLCSMKLDLQGTRNNGNLVYIPSIERVWFLEQAEIWEVFHWDGLLLCVIRDETRLLVWNPYLRQLRWIQTRDKLHSAYMYGLGYENNNNNDRNHKILRVLDVTKSSEPGPLFEIYDFNSSSWRVLDVNPGNCVIKSGVSLKGNTYFLAEETWLEGFAVESQYILLCFDFTAERFGQRIVLPFEAYVSFSKTVVLSRVRDEQLAVLHQPEDNNVLEFWITSMIEPNAASWTRFLRVEMTPFSFVTESFFIDEEKKLALVSGFFKLFRHIYKRAYIIREQGCIESVEMRKDREPGNKLVFSSYSPSLVQLQINGRGKWKERDY is encoded by the coding sequence ATGGCGATGGCTATGTCAGATATTCCAGGGGAATTGGTAACGGAGATATTATCTAGGGTTCCATTGACATCTCTTAGGGCACTGCGATGCACTTGTAAAACGTGGGAAGCTTTATCAGAAACCCACATCGTTGGTAAAACAGACGCAGAGGGCACGTTTCTAGGGTTCATGGTGATAGATTATAACCTTTGTTCAATGAAACTTGATCTCCAAGGAACCCGCAACAACGGCAACTTGGTTTATATTCCCTCTATTGAGAGAGTATGGTTTCTTGAACAAGCTGAGATATGGGAAGTCTTTCACTGGGACGGCTTGCTGCTATGCGTCATCAGAGATGAGACGCGGCTTCTTGTGTGGAACCCGTATTTGAGGCAACTCAGGTGGATCCAAACAAGGGACAAACTCCATTCAGCATACATGTATGGTCTCGGATacgaaaacaacaacaacaacgatcGTAACCACAAGATCTTGAGGGTTTTGGACGTTACTAAGTCCTCAGAACCTGGTCCCTTATTCGAAATCTACGATTTTAACTCAAGTTCATGGAGAGTTCTTGATGTCAATCCCGGCAACTGCGTTATAAAAAGTGGCGTGTCTCTCAAGGGAAACACTTACTTTTTGGCTGAAGAAACTTGGTTGGAAGGGTTTGCTGTTGAGAGTCAATATATCTTACTATGTTTCGATTTTACAGCAGAGAGGTTTGGACAGCGTATTGTTCTGCCGTTTGAAGCTTATGTTAGTTTTTCGAAAACCGTGGTTCTATCACGTGTTAGAGATGAGCAGCTCGCTGTGTTACATCAACCCGAAGACAACAATGTATTGGAGTTTTGGATTACGAGCATGATTGAGCCCAATGCtgcatcttggaccaggttcTTGAGAGTGGAGATGACACCGTTTAGCTTTGTGACTGAgagtttcttcattgatgagGAGAAGAAACTGGCTCTTGTTTCCGGATTCTTTAAGTTGTTTAGACATATTTACAAAAGAGCTTATATCATTAGAGAACAAGGATGCATCGAATCTGTGGAGATGAGAAAAGATAGGGAACCTGGAAACAAACTAGTCTTCTCTTCTTATTCTCCAAGTCTGGTGCAACTACAAATCAACGGACGGGGCAaatggaaagaaagagattattaG
- the LOC106389353 gene encoding heterogeneous nuclear ribonucleoprotein H3 isoform X1, whose product MFYRGYGDGPDGRETGPKRQRMSAQGPPGPFYGPHPGSAFMYNPYGFVPPPVFPVVKLRGLPFDCAERDVLEFFHGLDVVDVLFVHKNNKVTGEAFCVLGYPLQVDFALGKNRQNMGRRYVEVFRSTKQEYYKAIANEVAESRVHGTVTGGGDGGGGGGSGGRGGVSGGRSPRRQVQRVRPSDDGKENAEHTGVMRLRGLPFSAGKEDILDFFRDFDISEDSVHVTVNGEGRPTGDAFVEFRSAEESRAAMVKDRKTLGSRYIELFPSSVEELEEALSRGR is encoded by the exons ATGTTCTACAGAGG ATATGGAGATGGTCCTGATGGGCGTGAAACGGGACCTAAGCGTCAAAGAATGAGTGCACAAGGTCCTCCTGGACCATTCTATGGACCTCATCCTGGTTCTGCCTTTATGTATAACCCTTACGGATTCGTTCCTCCTCCTGTTTTCCCTGTGGTTAAACTCCGTGGTCTGCCCTTTGATTGCGCTGAGCGAGATGTTTTGGAGTTCTTCCATGGCTTAGATGTGGTTGATGTCTTGTTTGTTCACAAGAACAATAAGGTTACTGGGGAAGCCTTTTGTGTTCTTGGTTATCCTCTTCAGGTCGATTTTGCACTCGGTAAGAACAGACAGAACATGGGAAGGAGGTACGTGGAGGTTTTTAGGAGTACGAAGCAAGAGTACTATAAGGCTATTGCTAATGAGGTTGCGGAGTCTCGTGTCCACGGTACAGTTACTGGTGGTGGtgatggtggaggaggaggtggaagCGGTGGAAGAGGTGGTGTGAGTGGTGGACGTTCACCTCGTAGACAGGTGCAGAGGGTTAGACCGAGTGATGATGGGAAAGAGAACGCTGAGCATACGGGTGTAATGAGACTGAGAGGGTTGCCTTTCTCAGCAGGGAAAGAAGACATACTAGACTTCTTCAGAGACTTTGATATCTCTGAAGACTCTGTTCATGTTACTGTCAACGGTGAAGGGAGACCCACTGGAGATGCGTTTGTTGAGTTCAGGAGCGCAGAAGAATCGAGAGCTGCGATGGTCAAGGACAGGAAGACGCTAGGGAGCCGTTACATTGAACTGTTTCCTTCATCAGTTGAAGAGTTAGAGGAAGCACTATCAAGAGGAAGGTGA
- the LOC106389353 gene encoding heterogeneous nuclear ribonucleoprotein H3 isoform X2, with the protein MDLILVLPLCITLTDSFLLLFSLWLNSNNKVTGEAFCVLGYPLQVDFALGKNRQNMGRRYVEVFRSTKQEYYKAIANEVAESRVHGTVTGGGDGGGGGGSGGRGGVSGGRSPRRQVQRVRPSDDGKENAEHTGVMRLRGLPFSAGKEDILDFFRDFDISEDSVHVTVNGEGRPTGDAFVEFRSAEESRAAMVKDRKTLGSRYIELFPSSVEELEEALSRGR; encoded by the exons ATGGACCTCATCCTGGTTCTGCCTTTATGTATAACCCTTACGGATTCGTTCCTCCTCCTGTTTTCCCTGTGGTTAAACTCC AACAATAAGGTTACTGGGGAAGCCTTTTGTGTTCTTGGTTATCCTCTTCAGGTCGATTTTGCACTCGGTAAGAACAGACAGAACATGGGAAGGAGGTACGTGGAGGTTTTTAGGAGTACGAAGCAAGAGTACTATAAGGCTATTGCTAATGAGGTTGCGGAGTCTCGTGTCCACGGTACAGTTACTGGTGGTGGtgatggtggaggaggaggtggaagCGGTGGAAGAGGTGGTGTGAGTGGTGGACGTTCACCTCGTAGACAGGTGCAGAGGGTTAGACCGAGTGATGATGGGAAAGAGAACGCTGAGCATACGGGTGTAATGAGACTGAGAGGGTTGCCTTTCTCAGCAGGGAAAGAAGACATACTAGACTTCTTCAGAGACTTTGATATCTCTGAAGACTCTGTTCATGTTACTGTCAACGGTGAAGGGAGACCCACTGGAGATGCGTTTGTTGAGTTCAGGAGCGCAGAAGAATCGAGAGCTGCGATGGTCAAGGACAGGAAGACGCTAGGGAGCCGTTACATTGAACTGTTTCCTTCATCAGTTGAAGAGTTAGAGGAAGCACTATCAAGAGGAAGGTGA